Within Eremothecium cymbalariae DBVPG#7215 chromosome 3, complete sequence, the genomic segment ACAGAGTTCAGTGGCATCGCCGGCTAAAAGGGACCAGATATCGCGAGTAAAGTGGTATATTAGACCTGTTTTTATAGTACTTTGCTACTACTGTCTATTCATCATTGAAAACCATGCCCTCGCTGCTGATCAACATAacggtggtggtggtgtcTACGCTCATCTGGTTGGtgatcttcaaaaataaaatcatAGGGTTGATTGGATCATATATGCTACATCCACCTGAGGACTTTATAACACGTATCAGAAACTTTTTATTGGATACCGCTCATGATGAGAAGAGGGTTTCAACGCTAGATTTCGGTTGGAGACATGGATCTGTGAGACGTCAGCTTATCTTGGCAGCAAAGAGACCTGACGAATATTCTAATTATgactttaaaaacaaaattcaGATAGCATCCAGTGACAGGAATGATAGCGAACAGTTCATCAATGGAATTTTGGGTAAATCTAGAAATCCATCTAGATGTTTATTTGGATTCTTCCATCCTTATTGTAACGCTGGTGGTGGCGGTGAAAAGGTTCTTTGGAAAGCTGTTGAAACTACACTACTAAATTCGCCCAACAATATTGCCCTTGTATATACTGGTGATACTGACACTACTTCGGATAAGATATTCTCAAATGTTATGAACAGATTTGATTACGACTTAGACCGCAGCAGAATCGTgttcatatttttaaaaaaccgCCGTTGGGTGGATAGTGCTTCATGGCCTAGATTTACCCTCATGGGTCAAGCCCTTGGCTCCATAATCCTATCTCTAGAAGCAGCATCTTATTGCCCCCCAGATGTGTGGTGTGATACTATGGGCTACCCCTTTGGATATCCGTTCATTCATTGGCTGTTCCGTATACCAATTGTTACTTACACACATTATCCCGTGATCTCAACTGATATGTTAGACAAAATAAGACTGATGCCAGGATTCAAAACCAACCTTAAGcttcaattaaaatacGTTTATTGGAAGCTTTTCATGCTTACTTATAGATTTGTCGGGTCTTATGTGAATTTCGCTATAACTAACTCAACTTGGACCTATAATCATATACGTTCTATATGGACTTTGAACAGTTCAATTAAAACGATATATCCCCCTTGCTCTACGGAGAAATTAGTTATGGATGACGAGTCTTCAGATCAATGGACCAGAAAGAATCAAGCGGTCGTGATTGCTCAATTCAGACCTGAGAAGCGTCATGAGTTGATAATAAGGTCATTTGCAAgatttattgatgataatCCAACCATAAATCATATGAATTTAATACTCATTGGATCCACTAGAAATCAAGAAGATCGAGATTATGTAGAACACTTACAACAATTAGCATTTGGGGATTTACAAATTCCTCCCG encodes:
- the ALG11 gene encoding alpha-1,2-mannosyltransferase ALG11 (similar to Ashbya gossypii ADL235W) → MPSLLINITVVVVSTLIWLVIFKNKIIGLIGSYMLHPPEDFITRIRNFLLDTAHDEKRVSTLDFGWRHGSVRRQLILAAKRPDEYSNYDFKNKIQIASSDRNDSEQFINGILGKSRNPSRCLFGFFHPYCNAGGGGEKVLWKAVETTLLNSPNNIALVYTGDTDTTSDKIFSNVMNRFDYDLDRSRIVFIFLKNRRWVDSASWPRFTLMGQALGSIILSLEAASYCPPDVWCDTMGYPFGYPFIHWLFRIPIVTYTHYPVISTDMLDKIRLMPGFKTNLKLQLKYVYWKLFMLTYRFVGSYVNFAITNSTWTYNHIRSIWTLNSSIKTIYPPCSTEKLVMDDESSDQWTRKNQAVVIAQFRPEKRHELIIRSFARFIDDNPTINHMNLILIGSTRNQEDRDYVEHLQQLAFGDLQIPPDKLQFKTNCTYDEMKLYLHESSFGINAMWNEHFGIAVVEYAASGLITLGHASAGPLLDIIIPWDVIGNRQPAVATEENNTGFFFKDTTDPDYMTADSNLYPTLDNLFLSANNLPNQQRLEISRRARKCVLNKFSDANFAKNWNHLLNDISTLVTEYQHHDI